A genomic window from Rhodococcus sp. KBS0724 includes:
- a CDS encoding GGDEF domain-containing protein, with product MDSLLHTWPVPPSAMLWGSKNGPGSMLRLVNFTIGFCSLNFSLVAYLFLISGEGPDRQFTRTWLIAFATANLVPTILWFFGKVRGSRALKLFGIWADLGTASVIITFISHDAALFGAVLFVASGAYFTYFLNFRWLAFHLAFSCTFIISLAILAVTRGTLPAAGVIARTDVILCAVIFIPATIQFAWRQLLARATGSKVDALTGLLNRRGLWDMAERVWSISHTNRVDVAVAVVDIDKFKAVNDAYGHEVGDTVIIRTGNRLQQHVNGFGYAARTGGEEFTLVMIGTPYGLRKRIATLPRAVVEATDAPLATVSIGASTMPFTPHLEQFDYTAFSRAIVHADHLMYEAKSSGGNSANTAPLDMTRSDRMQ from the coding sequence ATGGACTCACTCCTACACACCTGGCCGGTGCCGCCCTCGGCCATGCTGTGGGGATCGAAGAACGGCCCCGGTTCAATGCTGCGGCTCGTCAACTTCACCATCGGGTTCTGCTCACTCAATTTTTCGTTGGTTGCGTATCTGTTCCTGATCAGCGGCGAAGGCCCCGACCGGCAGTTCACCCGCACCTGGCTCATCGCATTCGCGACGGCAAACCTCGTCCCCACAATTCTCTGGTTTTTCGGAAAGGTTCGCGGGTCACGGGCTCTGAAACTCTTCGGAATCTGGGCAGATCTCGGAACTGCTTCCGTCATCATCACCTTCATCAGCCACGATGCAGCACTCTTCGGCGCGGTGCTCTTCGTGGCATCCGGCGCCTACTTCACGTACTTCCTCAACTTTCGATGGCTCGCCTTCCACCTTGCCTTCTCCTGCACGTTCATCATTTCCCTGGCGATCCTCGCCGTCACTCGTGGGACACTCCCCGCTGCCGGTGTCATCGCCCGCACCGACGTCATCCTGTGCGCCGTCATCTTCATCCCCGCCACCATCCAATTCGCCTGGCGACAACTACTCGCCCGCGCCACCGGATCGAAAGTCGACGCATTAACCGGCCTCCTCAACCGGCGCGGACTGTGGGACATGGCCGAACGAGTCTGGTCGATCTCACACACCAACCGCGTCGACGTTGCGGTCGCTGTCGTGGACATCGACAAATTCAAAGCCGTCAACGACGCCTACGGACACGAAGTCGGCGACACCGTCATCATCAGAACCGGCAACCGGCTCCAACAACACGTCAACGGCTTCGGATATGCAGCACGCACCGGCGGAGAAGAATTCACGCTCGTCATGATCGGAACCCCCTACGGACTACGCAAACGCATCGCGACACTCCCCCGCGCAGTTGTCGAAGCAACAGACGCACCCCTGGCGACAGTCAGCATCGGCGCCTCCACGATGCCGTTCACTCCACACCTGGAGCAATTCGACTACACCGCATTCTCACGCGCGATCGTCCATGCCGATCATCTGATGTACGAAGCAAAATCATCCGGCGGGAACTCCGCCAATACCGCCCCACTCGACATGACACGCTCCGACCGAATGCAATGA
- a CDS encoding YidH family protein: MRLWKPFRSGEDPDPRFTLANERTYLAWVRTATAFIASGVGLEAFGGDILNENVRAGLAALLLVGGALIAVTSFVHWISAERALRAERSLPVPLMAPVVGIVLVICATVLVVEVVN, from the coding sequence ATGCGATTGTGGAAGCCGTTCCGGTCAGGTGAAGACCCGGATCCACGGTTCACGCTCGCGAACGAGCGGACGTATCTGGCTTGGGTACGCACCGCGACGGCGTTCATCGCGTCGGGCGTCGGCCTGGAGGCTTTTGGCGGCGACATCCTGAACGAGAACGTCCGCGCCGGTTTGGCGGCGCTGCTCCTCGTCGGCGGAGCGCTGATCGCCGTCACATCTTTTGTCCACTGGATCAGTGCGGAGCGCGCATTACGTGCCGAACGCTCACTACCGGTGCCTCTCATGGCGCCGGTAGTGGGAATCGTTCTGGTGATCTGCGCGACCGTCCTCGTGGTCGAGGTTGTGAACTAG
- a CDS encoding Rrf2 family transcriptional regulator encodes MHITAKVDYAVRTLAELAAAGPGPAKAEFLATSQVIPHKFLEAVLSDLRRGGLVISKRGPEGGYWLARPASEITIADVIRAVEGPLASIRGERPEDVDYTGPASQLKDVWIAVRVNLRAVLENVTMADVADGTLPDFVNELTADPGAWKRR; translated from the coding sequence GTGCACATCACCGCGAAGGTGGACTACGCCGTGCGAACGTTGGCGGAACTCGCAGCAGCTGGTCCAGGCCCGGCCAAAGCTGAGTTTCTCGCAACGTCGCAGGTGATCCCCCATAAGTTCCTGGAAGCAGTTCTGTCGGATCTACGACGCGGCGGCCTCGTGATCAGCAAGCGTGGCCCGGAGGGTGGTTACTGGCTTGCCCGTCCCGCGTCGGAGATCACGATCGCCGACGTTATCCGCGCGGTGGAAGGGCCGTTGGCGTCGATCCGCGGCGAGCGGCCCGAGGATGTCGACTACACAGGTCCGGCGTCGCAGCTCAAGGACGTCTGGATAGCGGTCCGCGTCAATCTTCGGGCGGTGCTCGAGAACGTCACGATGGCGGATGTGGCAGACGGCACGCTTCCGGACTTCGTGAATGAGTTGACGGCGGATCCGGGAGCCTGGAAGCGGCGCTGA
- a CDS encoding DUF202 domain-containing protein produces MTTVEPSDGFSPADTGAFSPPDKGLQSERTSLSFVRTSLSILGVAVACLRWLPPFGSVALIGPAIAAVLIVAVTIYERRSRSARLELFAQEKATPALGMGAVLAVSLLLLAASGLWILVS; encoded by the coding sequence TTGACCACCGTAGAGCCGTCCGACGGATTCAGTCCTGCGGACACGGGCGCATTCAGTCCTCCGGACAAGGGATTACAGTCCGAACGCACATCGCTCTCATTCGTACGAACCAGCCTGTCCATTCTCGGGGTGGCCGTGGCGTGCCTGCGCTGGTTGCCGCCGTTCGGTTCGGTGGCGCTGATCGGTCCGGCAATCGCGGCCGTGCTGATTGTTGCGGTCACGATCTACGAGCGACGGTCGAGGTCCGCGCGGCTCGAGCTCTTCGCGCAGGAAAAAGCAACGCCCGCATTGGGTATGGGGGCCGTGCTGGCGGTGAGCCTACTGCTTCTCGCGGCTAGTGGCTTGTGGATTCTGGTGAGCTGA
- a CDS encoding sterol desaturase family protein, with product MWDTLLESWKSLLEPLHDPVTLAIPAFVLFLAIEWAAARTLEDHPDHADGRAHPAKGGYRAVDARTSVLLGVVSIATSTFWKVLALIGYSAIWVYLAPWHLSPSAWYTWVILLLGIDVLYYAYHRIAHRVRVIWATHQAHHSSEYFNFSTALRQKWNNSGEIIMWLPLPFLGIPPWMVFVGFSVSLVYQFFVHTERVGKLWRPIEFIFNTPSHHRVHHGSDAEYLDRNYGGILIIWDRMFGSFTAEKQRPTYGLTTPVGTYNIWKLQTREYAAIARDWKASTSWRDRAGYVFGPPGWSPKAELSSPESTSH from the coding sequence GTGTGGGACACCCTCCTCGAATCTTGGAAGTCTCTCCTGGAACCACTTCATGACCCGGTGACCCTGGCCATCCCCGCGTTTGTCCTCTTCCTGGCGATCGAATGGGCAGCAGCACGCACACTCGAGGATCATCCCGACCATGCCGATGGCCGAGCGCACCCCGCGAAGGGCGGCTACCGCGCCGTCGACGCCCGCACCAGCGTCCTGCTCGGAGTGGTCTCCATCGCGACCAGCACCTTCTGGAAAGTGCTTGCCCTGATCGGATACTCCGCCATCTGGGTATATCTCGCACCGTGGCATCTCTCACCGAGCGCCTGGTACACCTGGGTGATCCTGCTGCTCGGAATCGATGTCCTCTACTACGCATATCACCGCATCGCACACCGCGTTCGAGTTATCTGGGCAACACACCAAGCGCATCACTCGAGCGAATACTTCAACTTCAGCACCGCCCTGCGACAGAAGTGGAACAACAGCGGCGAAATCATCATGTGGCTACCGTTGCCATTCCTCGGAATTCCGCCGTGGATGGTCTTCGTCGGCTTCTCCGTCAGCCTGGTCTACCAGTTCTTCGTACACACCGAGCGAGTCGGAAAACTCTGGCGCCCCATCGAATTCATCTTCAACACGCCATCACACCACCGTGTTCACCACGGATCCGACGCCGAATATCTAGACCGCAACTACGGCGGAATCCTCATCATCTGGGATCGGATGTTCGGTAGCTTTACCGCTGAAAAACAACGGCCGACATACGGACTCACCACACCGGTCGGCACCTACAACATCTGGAAGCTGCAAACGCGCGAATACGCTGCCATTGCCCGAGATTGGAAAGCGTCGACATCGTGGCGCGATCGCGCAGGCTACGTTTTCGGGCCGCCCGGGTGGTCGCCGAAAGCTGAACTCAGCTCACCAGAATCCACAAGCCACTAG
- a CDS encoding ABC transporter ATP-binding protein: MLIRLLRTYLEPYRGELTGVVVLQFISTMAALYLPSLNADIIDNGVTKGDTGYILSTGGVMLLVTLTQILCSVGAVYFGARVAMGIGRDLRASVLHQVGTFSAREVGYFGAPSLITRNTNDVQQVQMMVVMSCTILVMAPIMCVGGIIMALRQDLNLSWILGISVPLLAISMGFLIARMVPGFRLMQGRLDAVNRVLREQITGIRVVRAFVREPSEVKRFGVANDELTETALGVGKLMAVMFPLVMLISNITSVAVIWFGGHQIDSGAMEIGSLTAMLSYIMQILMAVMMATFMAVMLPRASVCAERISEVLDTASSVIPPENSIRELKTPGVVELRGAQFQFPGAEEPVLRDITFRAEPGKTTAIIGGTGSGKTTLLNLIPRLIDATSGSVSVGGVDVRDIDTDLLCSVIGLVPQRPYLFSGTVATNLRYGNPDATDEWLWECLEVAQAADFVRAMPEGLDTPVSQGGTTVSGGQRQRLAIARALVRKPQIYLFDDSFSALDLTTDARLRAALQPVTRDACIIVVAQRISTIVEADQIIVLDDGAIVGVGTHDELQVSCPTYGEIVASQLAVQDAS, encoded by the coding sequence ATGCTGATCAGGCTGCTGCGCACTTATCTCGAGCCGTATCGTGGCGAACTCACGGGCGTTGTCGTCCTACAGTTTATTTCGACTATGGCTGCCCTTTACCTTCCAAGTCTGAACGCCGACATCATCGACAACGGCGTGACAAAGGGGGATACGGGCTACATCCTGTCCACGGGCGGGGTGATGCTCCTCGTGACGTTGACGCAGATCCTGTGCTCCGTGGGAGCGGTGTACTTCGGCGCTCGTGTTGCCATGGGTATCGGACGCGATCTACGCGCGTCGGTGTTGCATCAGGTCGGCACGTTCTCGGCCCGCGAGGTCGGCTATTTCGGTGCGCCGTCCCTGATCACCAGAAATACCAACGACGTCCAGCAAGTGCAGATGATGGTGGTGATGAGCTGCACCATCCTGGTGATGGCTCCGATCATGTGCGTCGGCGGCATCATCATGGCGCTGCGTCAGGATCTGAACCTGTCCTGGATTCTGGGTATCAGCGTTCCGTTGCTGGCGATTTCGATGGGCTTCCTGATCGCGCGGATGGTTCCCGGATTCCGGCTCATGCAGGGCCGTCTCGACGCGGTCAACCGCGTTCTACGCGAGCAGATCACCGGTATCCGGGTGGTCCGCGCGTTTGTTCGCGAGCCGTCCGAGGTGAAGCGCTTCGGTGTGGCCAACGACGAACTGACCGAAACGGCACTCGGTGTCGGAAAACTGATGGCGGTGATGTTCCCGCTGGTGATGCTGATCAGCAACATCACCAGCGTCGCGGTCATCTGGTTCGGTGGGCATCAGATCGACAGTGGCGCCATGGAGATCGGCTCGCTCACCGCGATGCTCAGCTACATCATGCAGATCCTGATGGCCGTCATGATGGCTACATTCATGGCTGTCATGCTGCCGCGCGCGTCGGTCTGCGCAGAACGTATTTCCGAGGTTCTCGATACCGCGTCCTCGGTCATTCCTCCGGAAAATTCGATTCGGGAACTGAAAACCCCGGGTGTCGTAGAGCTTCGCGGCGCGCAGTTCCAGTTCCCCGGCGCCGAGGAACCGGTATTGCGCGACATCACCTTCCGTGCCGAGCCAGGCAAGACCACTGCGATCATCGGCGGCACCGGATCCGGTAAGACCACGTTGCTCAATCTGATCCCACGACTCATCGACGCCACGTCAGGTTCGGTATCTGTCGGTGGTGTCGACGTCCGCGACATCGACACCGACTTGCTGTGTTCCGTCATCGGACTGGTACCGCAGAGGCCATACCTGTTCTCGGGAACCGTCGCGACCAACCTTCGCTACGGAAACCCCGACGCCACCGATGAGTGGCTGTGGGAATGCCTCGAGGTCGCTCAGGCTGCAGACTTCGTCCGCGCGATGCCGGAAGGCCTGGACACTCCGGTATCTCAGGGCGGTACGACGGTTTCCGGTGGCCAGCGTCAGCGTCTCGCCATTGCGCGGGCTCTGGTGCGTAAGCCGCAGATCTATCTGTTCGACGATTCGTTCTCGGCCCTGGACCTCACAACGGACGCGAGATTGAGGGCGGCGCTGCAGCCCGTTACCCGAGATGCCTGCATTATCGTTGTGGCGCAACGCATTTCCACCATTGTCGAAGCCGATCAGATCATCGTGCTCGACGACGGTGCCATTGTCGGTGTCGGTACCCATGACGAACTGCAAGTCAGTTGTCCCACTTACGGCGAAATTGTCGCCTCTCAGCTAGCCGTACAGGACGCATCATGA
- a CDS encoding IclR family transcriptional regulator: MHSLLGKARLILDSFDADSGALSLTELANRSGVAKATVHRIAGELVSLGLLERVGTKYRLGLRLFELGQLVPRQRILREVSLTYVQDLHAATRETVHLAIRDGLDVLYIDKISGHHGVDLPSRVAGRLPMYATATGKAILAYSPDSVFRAVTGNGFVEFTDRTVNSEDGLRRQLDAVRSQQLAVETEEVRLGTSSIAAPIFGGHGEAVAAIGVSSPRYRMDTKRFAEPLRAAAEGISRKVSVLERTA, encoded by the coding sequence ATGCATTCGTTGCTGGGGAAAGCGCGCCTGATACTCGATTCCTTCGATGCGGATTCGGGTGCGCTGTCGCTGACCGAACTTGCGAATCGAAGTGGTGTTGCGAAGGCGACGGTGCATCGAATAGCCGGTGAACTGGTGTCTCTCGGCCTACTGGAACGGGTCGGCACCAAGTACCGGTTGGGGTTACGGCTCTTCGAACTGGGGCAGTTGGTTCCTCGTCAACGGATTCTGCGCGAGGTGTCCTTGACGTATGTGCAGGATCTTCACGCGGCGACCCGGGAGACGGTTCACCTCGCGATTCGCGACGGCCTCGATGTTCTGTACATCGACAAGATCTCCGGTCATCACGGGGTGGACCTGCCGTCGCGGGTGGCCGGCCGGCTGCCGATGTATGCCACGGCAACCGGCAAGGCGATACTCGCGTACTCACCGGATTCTGTTTTTCGAGCGGTGACAGGCAACGGTTTTGTCGAGTTCACCGATCGGACGGTGAACTCGGAAGACGGGTTACGCAGGCAACTCGACGCTGTTCGTTCGCAGCAGTTGGCGGTCGAGACCGAAGAGGTTCGCCTGGGAACATCGAGTATCGCTGCCCCGATCTTCGGTGGACACGGCGAAGCAGTTGCCGCGATCGGTGTGTCGAGTCCGCGGTACCGAATGGATACCAAGCGTTTTGCGGAACCGTTACGCGCGGCGGCCGAAGGAATCAGCCGGAAGGTATCGGTTCTCGAACGCACGGCCTAA
- a CDS encoding ABC transporter ATP-binding protein, with translation MSNRPSSSPPIGPPGGGDPTKKAMNFGPSLKRLLSRLSPDKPAVILIFALVTVSVVLSSIAPKILGNATNLIFDGIIGKQLPAGITKDQAVAGLREQGQNQFADMVSGMNVVPGTGIDFSEVGRVLMIVLLLFVCASLFSWLQAYLLNIVVQRTVRRLREDVEQKIHRLPLRYFDTHARGDVLSRVTNDIDNVAQSLQQTLSQLVTSVMTVIAILVMMLVISPILALIAIATVPLSIIVTAVIAKRSQKHFVAQWKSTGGINAQVEEAFTGHELVKVFGRQNEVEERFRTQNEKLYQSSFKAQFISGLVMPAVMFLGNLNYVAIAVVGGMRVASGTMTLGDVQAFIQYSRQFTQPLTQIASMTNLLQSGVASAERVFALLDQEEQSVDPADAQSPVVSKGRVAFEDVAFSYKPEQPLIEDLSLVAEPGQMVAIVGPTGAGKTTLVNLILRFYELNSGRITLDGIDIAKMTRDDLRSRIGMVLQDAWLFGGTIRENIAYGKPGATEEEIQRAAKMSYVDKFVHSLPEGYDTVIDEEGNNISAGEKQLITIARAFIAQPAILILDEATSSVDTRTELLVQSATAVLRSDRTSFVIAHRLSTIRDANLIVVMEAGRIVEQGSHEELLLSRGAYYRLYNSQFVGAEI, from the coding sequence ATGAGTAATCGACCGAGTTCCTCGCCTCCGATCGGGCCTCCTGGTGGTGGTGATCCCACCAAGAAAGCCATGAATTTCGGCCCGTCGCTGAAGCGTCTGCTTTCTCGGCTCAGCCCAGACAAGCCGGCTGTCATCCTGATTTTTGCACTGGTCACGGTCAGTGTGGTGCTGTCGTCGATCGCCCCGAAGATCCTGGGTAATGCCACCAACCTCATCTTCGACGGGATTATCGGTAAACAGCTTCCCGCCGGAATCACCAAGGACCAAGCCGTGGCTGGTCTGCGCGAGCAGGGCCAGAATCAGTTCGCGGACATGGTGTCCGGCATGAATGTTGTGCCTGGCACCGGGATCGATTTTTCCGAAGTCGGCCGAGTGCTGATGATCGTGCTGCTGCTGTTCGTCTGCGCGTCGCTGTTCAGTTGGTTGCAGGCGTACCTGCTCAACATCGTGGTGCAGCGCACGGTTCGCCGCCTCCGTGAGGACGTCGAGCAGAAGATTCATCGACTTCCGCTGCGCTACTTCGACACTCATGCGCGTGGCGATGTTCTCTCGCGTGTGACCAATGACATCGACAATGTGGCGCAGAGCCTTCAGCAGACTCTCAGTCAGCTGGTGACATCCGTGATGACGGTAATCGCGATCCTCGTGATGATGCTGGTCATCTCGCCGATTCTGGCTTTGATCGCGATCGCGACGGTTCCGCTGTCGATCATCGTCACGGCCGTCATCGCCAAGCGCTCGCAGAAACACTTCGTTGCGCAGTGGAAGAGCACTGGTGGCATCAACGCGCAGGTCGAAGAAGCGTTCACCGGACACGAGTTGGTCAAGGTGTTCGGCCGGCAGAACGAGGTCGAAGAGCGCTTCCGCACGCAGAACGAGAAGCTCTACCAGTCGAGCTTCAAAGCGCAGTTCATCTCCGGTCTGGTCATGCCTGCTGTCATGTTCCTCGGCAATCTGAACTACGTTGCCATCGCTGTCGTCGGCGGTATGCGGGTGGCGTCCGGCACCATGACGCTCGGCGACGTGCAGGCGTTCATCCAGTACTCACGCCAGTTCACCCAACCGCTCACACAGATCGCGTCGATGACCAATCTGCTGCAGTCCGGTGTTGCATCCGCCGAGCGGGTGTTTGCTCTACTCGACCAGGAAGAGCAGTCTGTCGATCCGGCTGACGCTCAGTCGCCGGTCGTGTCCAAGGGCCGGGTCGCATTCGAGGACGTCGCGTTCAGTTACAAGCCGGAACAGCCTCTTATCGAGGATTTGTCGTTGGTGGCCGAGCCCGGTCAGATGGTTGCCATCGTCGGCCCCACCGGTGCTGGTAAGACCACGCTCGTCAACCTGATTCTGCGGTTCTACGAACTCAATTCGGGCCGCATCACTCTCGACGGTATCGATATCGCCAAGATGACGCGCGACGATCTGCGTTCGCGTATCGGCATGGTTCTGCAGGATGCCTGGCTGTTCGGCGGCACGATCCGGGAGAACATCGCGTACGGCAAGCCGGGCGCCACCGAAGAGGAAATTCAGCGCGCCGCCAAGATGAGCTACGTCGACAAGTTCGTGCATTCCCTGCCCGAGGGATACGACACCGTCATCGACGAAGAGGGCAACAACATCAGTGCCGGTGAAAAACAGCTCATCACCATCGCGCGAGCGTTCATCGCGCAACCGGCCATCCTGATCCTCGACGAGGCCACCAGTTCTGTCGACACACGAACGGAGCTGCTGGTTCAGAGTGCCACCGCGGTTCTGCGCAGTGACCGCACAAGTTTTGTCATCGCACACCGTCTTTCGACAATTCGTGATGCAAACCTGATCGTGGTCATGGAAGCCGGCCGCATCGTTGAGCAGGGCAGTCACGAGGAGTTGCTGCTCTCACGTGGTGCGTACTACCGGCTGTACAACAGTCAGTTCGTGGGCGCGGAGATCTAG
- a CDS encoding MMPL family transporter produces MATYLYRIGKFAYRRKGAVLSVWLIILVLMGVGAATLSGPTKDSFNIPGTPAQQAQDLMAERFPDAPNAMESLSARFVLQAPAGTTLADPANVKAMDDMLDQIRKIDTVADAAKVDPATATPEQAAKALVNPVAANDSMTAMFQEKATAAGTSEAKASSDAAALSPLSADGTVGYIEVPFVGAVTDADEAMRDSINAAADVARAEGLNVQVSGTAAQEAEMPGGLTELIGIAVAAVVLAITFGSLVAAGLPLITAIIGIAIGSLGITVATGFMDLGSMTPTLAIMIGLAVAIDYSLFIMSRFRHELTLTDDRSEAAGRAVGTAGSAVVFAGLTVIIALVALRVVGIPFLSDMGAAAAFTVLIAVLIALTLLPAILGIFGRKAFAGKIPFLGKKAEESDDSGKPTLALRYISAIVRRPLVPLIGGVVLLGALALPATGLSLSLPSEATGDPATSSRQAYDLIDQGFGGGKNGPLLGVIDAKDADVPAGEAFEKVVSTISGLNGVQNAQIVAVNTAGDTAQMLITPTTGPTDPATMELVSSLRSAEAGLADSIGVSYGITGQTALEGDISDTLQDALVPYLAVVVGLAFILLLLVFRSILVPLTATLGFLLSVLATFGATVAIFQHGWLGIISNPQPLVSFMPIFLIGVVFGLAMDYQVFLVTRMREEYVHGASAKQAVTIGFNHGARVVSAAAIIMISVFGAFIAEPNSFIKSIGFALAAAVFFDAFIVRMVIIPSVMALLGDKAWWLPKWLDKILPNVDIEGEKLSKALRDEKEAELQSTSA; encoded by the coding sequence GTGGCCACCTATCTTTATCGGATCGGCAAGTTCGCCTACCGGCGAAAAGGCGCGGTCCTGAGCGTTTGGTTGATAATCCTGGTTCTGATGGGCGTCGGGGCTGCGACCCTGTCCGGCCCCACCAAGGACTCCTTCAACATTCCGGGTACTCCCGCGCAGCAGGCTCAAGACCTGATGGCGGAGCGTTTCCCGGACGCCCCCAACGCGATGGAATCGTTGAGTGCCCGATTTGTCCTTCAGGCGCCTGCGGGTACGACGCTGGCCGATCCGGCAAACGTCAAGGCCATGGACGACATGCTCGATCAGATCCGCAAGATCGACACGGTCGCCGACGCGGCCAAGGTCGATCCGGCGACGGCGACTCCGGAACAGGCCGCGAAGGCATTGGTCAATCCGGTTGCCGCCAACGATTCGATGACGGCAATGTTCCAGGAGAAGGCCACTGCTGCCGGCACATCCGAGGCAAAGGCAAGTTCCGACGCCGCCGCACTGTCTCCGCTCAGCGCGGACGGCACGGTCGGATACATCGAGGTGCCCTTTGTCGGTGCTGTCACGGATGCCGATGAGGCGATGCGTGATTCGATCAATGCCGCGGCTGATGTGGCGCGGGCTGAAGGACTCAACGTTCAGGTCAGTGGTACTGCGGCCCAGGAAGCGGAGATGCCCGGTGGGCTCACCGAGTTGATCGGCATTGCGGTCGCTGCTGTTGTTCTTGCCATCACGTTCGGTTCGCTTGTGGCCGCTGGACTTCCGCTGATCACCGCGATCATCGGCATCGCGATCGGCAGCCTCGGCATTACCGTCGCTACGGGCTTCATGGACCTCGGGTCCATGACACCGACGTTGGCGATCATGATCGGTCTGGCAGTGGCGATCGACTACTCGCTGTTCATCATGTCCAGGTTCCGGCATGAATTGACCCTGACCGACGACCGGTCGGAAGCGGCCGGACGAGCAGTGGGAACCGCTGGTTCCGCAGTGGTATTCGCCGGTTTGACGGTCATCATCGCCCTCGTGGCGTTGCGTGTCGTCGGCATTCCGTTCCTCTCGGATATGGGTGCAGCAGCGGCATTTACAGTTCTCATCGCAGTTCTCATCGCATTGACGCTGTTGCCCGCGATCCTGGGTATCTTCGGCCGCAAGGCTTTTGCCGGCAAGATTCCGTTCCTCGGTAAAAAGGCTGAGGAATCCGACGATTCGGGTAAGCCCACGCTGGCTCTGCGCTACATCAGCGCCATCGTGCGACGCCCCCTCGTTCCGCTGATCGGCGGCGTTGTACTTCTGGGTGCTTTGGCTTTGCCGGCAACGGGATTGAGCCTGTCACTGCCGTCGGAGGCGACGGGTGATCCGGCAACAAGTTCACGTCAGGCATACGACTTGATCGACCAGGGCTTCGGCGGCGGTAAGAACGGTCCGCTGCTCGGTGTCATCGACGCGAAGGATGCAGACGTTCCGGCCGGCGAGGCCTTCGAGAAGGTTGTCTCCACGATCTCGGGACTGAATGGCGTTCAGAACGCACAGATTGTCGCCGTCAACACCGCAGGCGATACCGCGCAGATGTTGATCACCCCGACAACCGGTCCTACTGATCCGGCCACCATGGAATTGGTGAGCAGTCTCCGCAGTGCCGAAGCCGGACTGGCCGATTCGATCGGTGTGAGTTACGGAATCACAGGTCAGACTGCGCTAGAGGGCGATATCTCGGATACCTTGCAGGACGCATTGGTGCCCTACCTTGCCGTAGTGGTCGGTCTTGCATTCATCTTGCTGCTCTTGGTGTTCCGCTCGATCCTGGTTCCGCTGACCGCGACGTTGGGCTTCCTGCTCAGTGTGCTCGCGACATTCGGTGCCACGGTCGCGATCTTCCAGCACGGCTGGTTGGGAATTATCTCGAACCCGCAACCGCTCGTGAGTTTCATGCCGATCTTCCTGATCGGTGTGGTGTTCGGCCTCGCGATGGACTACCAGGTGTTCCTCGTGACGCGTATGCGTGAGGAGTACGTCCACGGAGCTAGTGCCAAGCAGGCCGTGACTATCGGCTTCAATCACGGTGCCCGTGTGGTCAGCGCTGCTGCGATCATCATGATCTCCGTGTTCGGCGCCTTCATCGCAGAGCCGAACTCGTTCATCAAGTCGATCGGTTTTGCGCTCGCTGCCGCTGTCTTCTTCGACGCCTTCATCGTTCGTATGGTGATCATCCCGTCGGTCATGGCGCTGCTGGGCGACAAGGCATGGTGGTTGCCGAAGTGGCTCGACAAAATTCTGCCGAACGTCGACATCGAGGGTGAGAAGCTCAGCAAGGCCCTCCGCGACGAGAAGGAAGCGGAACTGCAGTCCACATCCGCTTAG
- a CDS encoding TetR/AcrR family transcriptional regulator, whose amino-acid sequence MTTEPGLRDRKKAATRCALSNAAARLARALGIECVTADAIAAEAGVSTRTFHNYFSSKEEAVLASFEESIALWIEALAARPADEPILDVLENLVVEIVSDSSPGVEEKVNIWMLSDSSPALYRDAAEMHQRINRAVTQALAERTGTDAERDLYPTLLLGVVAGACKSVMDIWAGGKSEASGPEELVHDAFRQIRAGMPAPPPRR is encoded by the coding sequence GTGACTACTGAGCCAGGTCTTCGAGACCGCAAGAAGGCGGCGACTCGTTGTGCCCTCAGCAATGCGGCGGCACGACTCGCTCGAGCTCTCGGAATCGAGTGCGTCACCGCCGACGCGATTGCCGCCGAGGCAGGCGTGTCGACGAGGACATTCCACAACTACTTCTCCAGCAAGGAGGAGGCAGTCCTCGCCAGTTTCGAGGAGTCGATCGCCTTGTGGATCGAAGCGCTTGCAGCCCGGCCCGCTGACGAACCCATTCTCGACGTGCTCGAGAACCTTGTGGTCGAAATCGTGAGCGATTCGAGCCCGGGTGTGGAAGAAAAAGTAAACATCTGGATGCTGTCGGATTCCAGTCCTGCTCTCTATCGGGATGCGGCAGAGATGCACCAGCGGATCAACCGTGCGGTCACTCAGGCATTGGCCGAACGTACCGGCACGGATGCCGAACGGGATCTGTACCCGACCCTCCTCCTCGGGGTGGTGGCCGGGGCCTGTAAATCGGTGATGGACATCTGGGCCGGAGGAAAGTCGGAGGCTTCCGGCCCGGAAGAACTTGTCCACGACGCTTTTCGCCAAATTCGAGCAGGAATGCCCGCGCCGCCACCGCGTCGTTAG